The Prevotella sp. E2-28 genome includes the window CCTCAAGGAGGAAAGGGGCATCGTTGATATAAGTAGAATCTACCTTTTTACATAATATTGGAGATACAAGCACATGATCTAATGAATGCCATTCACCACGATAACGATAGGTGCCTAGAGCGCCATGCATGCCTTTCGTTTGGCAGGTGATATTCTGCAGGCCAAGGGCATAAAGGTCCATGAGTGCAGGACTGTCGCAATAGTCATTAAAATCGCCCGTGATGACTACTTGAGCGTGAGGGCTTATCATAGACAAGACTTTCCGCAACTGCAGAACGACCTGAATTCTGTTAGGTCTGGAAGCACGCTCTCCGCCATATCGACTGGGGCTATGCACCACGAAAACATGAAGCGTATCGCCAGAAGAGGAACAGCCCTGAACATAGAGAATATCACGCGTAGGACGCATATCTGGCAACGGTGGTACTTCTATATAATCATAACACAAAGGGCGGAAACTGGCAGGTTGATAAAGCAAAGCCACATCAACACCACGCAAATCAGGCGACTCCGTCATCAGATACTGGTAGCCAGCATTGCGAAGTAAAGACCTACGGCACAAATCTTTCAACACCGAATCATTTTCAACCTCTATTAAAGCCACCAAATCAGGCAGTTCATCAGAGCACGAAAGTATCTCCTGACCAATACGGTTCACCTTTCCCCAGTATTTCGTAGAGGTCCAATGACGTGAACCCTCAGGTAAAAACTCGCTGTCCTCCTTTCCCACGTCGTGGCGGGTGTCAAACAGATTTTCACAGTTCAACTCCACGAGCGTGAAGAAGGAGGACAGCAGTATGGATAGGAACATCTCAGATTAGCAAACCTTCTCCAGACGTTTCATCATTGCAAACATGAAAAGGGCAGCAATGACACACAAGGCAATAAGGATGGCCCAATTGTACATCAAAGGTATCTTATTCCAAAGCATGGAAGGAATAGAACTCAGATAGTTACCAATAGCTGTAGCAGCAAACCAGCCGCCCATCATCAAGCCCTTATATTTAGGAGGTGCTACCTTTGACACGAATGAGATACCCATGGGCGAGAGAAGCAATTCAGCAACGGTAAGCGTGAAATAGGTACCAATAAGCCAATTAGGCGACAGGATACTCTGTGTGTTGTTGCCTAAATCCATAGGCGATATAAGACCTATGGAGGCTAATGTAATAACCCCAAAGCCCAAGGCTGCCACAAGCATACCCCATGCAATTCGCGACGGTGCACTGACAGACCTGCCACGAGCAGCCAAAGCCCCAAAAAAGAGCAGGCTAAACGGTGTAAGCGCAACTACAAAGAAAGGATTAAACTGTTGGAAATCACTGGGCTGTGCCATTGTTGGATTTTCCATATTCAAGAACATTGCTATAGCGATGCCAACGAGTATGATCGTGGCTACCCCACAAGTGATACGAGTGGACCTTACCTTGCTCTGGAAGGATGCAAATCCAGTATATACAGCTAAAGCAATAAGAGCCAAAGAGAAGATGTTGAACCAGATTCGCATATTGCCACTAACCGTCAGATCGGTATATTTCTTGGCAAAGAAAGTAAGAGCAGAACCATTCTGATGGAAAGCCATCCAGAAGAAAATGACTACGGCAAAAACAAGCATTAAAGCGGTGATACGTTCCTTGGTTTCTGTTGGAGTAAGTTCTTCTGCAGCGTTGTTGTCGTTCTGAGCCTGTTTGGCAGTATTAGTGGCATGGGCGAACCAACTCTTACATGCAAAATAGATGACGCCACTGATAATCAACGAAACACAGGCTACTCCAAAACAAAGGCCATAGCCACCATAAAGGGCTTCCAAATAGTCAGGCTGAACATTGGCTGCATCATAAACAAAACCACGGCCGGCAAGATACTGGTTGGTAATCCATTTAGCCATGGAAGGAGCAAACATGGCACCTATATTAATACACATATAGAACAGCGAGAAAGCATCGTCTCGACGACTGGCATACTTAGGGTCGTCATAAAGATTGCCTACCATTACCTGCAAATTGCCCTTAAACAACCCAGTTCCCAATGACACACACGCCAAGCCTGCTATCATCACCACAAGCCCAGTGGTACCGGCATCTGTAGGAATGGCTAATCCCAAATAGCCGATAAACATGGTTGTGAGACCTAAAACGACACATTTTCCATAGCCTATCTTATCGGCAAGCATACCGCCAAAGACAGGTGAGAAATAAACTACTGCAAGAAAAATAGCATAGACTTGCCCTGCAACACCTTCGCTCCAGCCAAACTTTGCTTGCATAAACAATGTGAAAATGGCAAGCATCGTGTAGTAGCCAAATCGCTCACCTGTGTTGGCCAGAGCCAACGCATAAAGTCCTTTCGGTTGATTCTCAAACATAATTTAATTGTTATTTAATATTAGAAATTTTTGTTTTTGTTATATCAAAGAGGTAGGTCAGCTTCACGGTGATATTCGAGAGGTTGGAACGTCCGAAATAGTCGCGCTTCGAGTTATCGAAAATATCACCCAGTCCGTAATAATAGCGACCTTCAAGCAGGAAATGACCTACGTTTTTCAGCGAGAACTCCAAGCCCAGTCCGCCAGCAATACCGTAATCCACCTTACGCTGCACGGACATCGTGTCCTGAGCAACGACAGATGATGTACGACCTGTACCATCGTCATATTTCGGCGTACGACTATCCCAAGGGAAGTTCATCTTGGTCTTTTCGTTCAGGAAGAAGCCAATCTGAGGACCAGCCTGCACAAAGAACTG containing:
- a CDS encoding endonuclease/exonuclease/phosphatase family protein, whose protein sequence is MFLSILLSSFFTLVELNCENLFDTRHDVGKEDSEFLPEGSRHWTSTKYWGKVNRIGQEILSCSDELPDLVALIEVENDSVLKDLCRRSLLRNAGYQYLMTESPDLRGVDVALLYQPASFRPLCYDYIEVPPLPDMRPTRDILYVQGCSSSGDTLHVFVVHSPSRYGGERASRPNRIQVVLQLRKVLSMISPHAQVVITGDFNDYCDSPALMDLYALGLQNITCQTKGMHGALGTYRYRGEWHSLDHVLVSPILCKKVDSTYINDAPFLLEDEPQYGGKRPFRTFQGYRYQPGFSDHLPLVVRFKLD
- a CDS encoding peptide MFS transporter, whose amino-acid sequence is MFENQPKGLYALALANTGERFGYYTMLAIFTLFMQAKFGWSEGVAGQVYAIFLAVVYFSPVFGGMLADKIGYGKCVVLGLTTMFIGYLGLAIPTDAGTTGLVVMIAGLACVSLGTGLFKGNLQVMVGNLYDDPKYASRRDDAFSLFYMCINIGAMFAPSMAKWITNQYLAGRGFVYDAANVQPDYLEALYGGYGLCFGVACVSLIISGVIYFACKSWFAHATNTAKQAQNDNNAAEELTPTETKERITALMLVFAVVIFFWMAFHQNGSALTFFAKKYTDLTVSGNMRIWFNIFSLALIALAVYTGFASFQSKVRSTRITCGVATIILVGIAIAMFLNMENPTMAQPSDFQQFNPFFVVALTPFSLLFFGALAARGRSVSAPSRIAWGMLVAALGFGVITLASIGLISPMDLGNNTQSILSPNWLIGTYFTLTVAELLLSPMGISFVSKVAPPKYKGLMMGGWFAATAIGNYLSSIPSMLWNKIPLMYNWAILIALCVIAALFMFAMMKRLEKVC